From Microbacterium pseudoresistens, the proteins below share one genomic window:
- the uvrC gene encoding excinuclease ABC subunit UvrC, translated as MAQELPYKPRQGEIPTDPGVYRFRDEQGRVLYVGKAKNLRQRLSNYFAPLRTLHERTRRMVTTASSVEWTVVATDVDSLQLEYMWIKEFDPPFNVRYKDDKSYPFMAVTLGDEAPRVMVTRNRRIPAAAYFGPYPKVWAVHDTIDLMIKVFPIRTCSDASYRRAMQTGRPCFPGQIGKCGGPCSMTVTIEEHRAIVDDFVAFMAGGDERFTRDLTARMREASAAMDYESAAKYRDKLASIEAVLGKSALVLPQDEDADLFGIAEDELSAAVQHFVIRGGRVRGVRASTLEKEIDIAGAELVDQILQRTYGDAEGADVPRRVLVPVLPDDADELAQWLRERRGRRVELAVAHRGQRAELMRTATVNAQQALIRHKMRRSSDYVARTQALTDLQDALGLDEAPLRIECYDISHLSGTNVVGSMVVFEDGLARKDQYRSFNIAETTDDTDSMYQVLRRRLAHLDAPEDGESENGDGASPKKRRFAYPPQLLLVDGGKPQVEAAARALRDAGHPEIALAGIAKRLEEVWMPGDDFPVILPRTSEALYLIQRLRDEAHRFAITHQRKRRKRDISSVLAEVPGLGSARIKTLLRHFGSVAALRSATPEQIQEVSGIGPTLAESISAHLAAR; from the coding sequence ATGGCGCAGGAGCTTCCGTACAAGCCGCGACAGGGGGAGATTCCGACCGATCCCGGCGTCTACCGCTTCCGCGACGAGCAGGGTCGGGTGCTGTATGTCGGCAAGGCCAAGAATCTGCGCCAGCGGCTGTCGAACTACTTCGCCCCCCTGCGGACCCTGCACGAGCGCACGAGGCGCATGGTCACGACGGCGTCCTCTGTGGAGTGGACGGTCGTGGCGACCGATGTCGACTCGTTGCAGCTCGAGTACATGTGGATCAAGGAGTTCGATCCGCCGTTCAACGTCCGCTACAAGGATGACAAGTCCTACCCGTTCATGGCGGTCACCCTCGGCGACGAGGCTCCACGGGTCATGGTCACCCGCAACCGGCGCATTCCGGCGGCCGCATACTTCGGCCCGTACCCGAAGGTATGGGCGGTGCACGACACGATCGACCTGATGATCAAGGTCTTTCCCATCCGCACCTGCAGTGACGCCAGCTACCGGCGGGCCATGCAGACGGGGCGCCCGTGCTTTCCCGGCCAGATCGGCAAGTGCGGCGGGCCCTGCTCGATGACCGTGACGATCGAGGAGCACAGGGCGATCGTCGATGACTTCGTCGCTTTCATGGCCGGGGGAGACGAGCGATTCACCCGCGATCTGACGGCCCGCATGCGCGAGGCCTCAGCTGCCATGGACTACGAGAGCGCCGCGAAGTACCGCGACAAGCTCGCTTCGATCGAGGCCGTGCTCGGCAAGAGCGCGCTCGTGTTGCCGCAGGACGAAGACGCCGATCTCTTCGGCATCGCCGAGGACGAGCTCTCCGCGGCCGTGCAGCACTTCGTCATCCGCGGTGGGCGCGTGCGTGGTGTGCGCGCGTCGACCCTGGAGAAGGAGATCGACATCGCGGGCGCCGAGCTCGTCGATCAGATCCTGCAGCGCACCTATGGCGATGCCGAGGGTGCCGACGTGCCGCGCCGCGTTCTCGTCCCGGTGCTCCCCGACGACGCGGATGAGCTCGCGCAGTGGCTGCGCGAGCGGCGCGGACGCCGGGTGGAGCTCGCCGTGGCGCACCGCGGGCAGCGCGCGGAACTCATGCGCACCGCCACGGTGAACGCGCAGCAGGCGCTCATCCGTCACAAGATGCGGCGCTCCAGCGACTACGTGGCGCGCACCCAGGCGCTCACCGACCTGCAAGACGCGCTGGGGCTGGACGAGGCGCCGCTGCGGATCGAGTGCTACGACATCTCGCACCTGAGCGGTACGAACGTCGTCGGCTCGATGGTCGTGTTCGAAGACGGCCTCGCGCGCAAGGATCAGTATCGCTCCTTCAACATCGCCGAGACGACCGACGACACCGACTCGATGTACCAGGTGCTGCGCAGGCGTCTGGCCCATCTCGATGCGCCCGAGGACGGGGAGAGCGAGAACGGTGACGGTGCCTCCCCGAAGAAGCGCCGGTTCGCGTATCCGCCGCAGCTGCTGCTCGTCGATGGCGGCAAGCCGCAGGTCGAGGCTGCGGCCCGCGCACTGCGCGACGCCGGACACCCCGAGATCGCCCTCGCGGGCATCGCGAAGCGGCTTGAGGAGGTGTGGATGCCCGGCGATGACTTCCCCGTCATCCTGCCGCGCACGAGCGAGGCGCTGTACCTCATCCAGCGCTTGCGCGACGAGGCGCATCGGTTCGCGATCACGCATCAGCGCAAGCGGCGCAAGCGCGACATCTCGTCGGTGCTGGCCGAAGTGCCGGGTCTCGGCTCGGCGCGGATCAAGACCCTGCTCCGCCACTTCGGATCGGTGGCCGCGCTGCGGTCTGCGACGCCGGAGCAGATCCAGGAGGTCTCCGGGATCGGCCCGACTCTCGCCGAGAGCATCAGCGCCCACCTCGCCGCCCGTTAG
- the uvrA gene encoding excinuclease ABC subunit UvrA: protein MPIVPVASPGKLSVRGARVHNLKNVDLEIPRDSLVVFTGLSGSGKSSLAFDTIFAEGQRRYVESLSAYARQFLGQVDRPDVDFIEGLSPAVSIDQKSTNRNPRSTVGTITEIYDYMRLLWARIGIPHCPECGEKIQRQTVQQIADQLMELPERTRYQIVAPVVTQKKGEFVDLFRELGAKGYARAIVDGELVQLAEPPALKKSYKHDIAVVVDRLVAAPDILGRVTDSVETALGLAGGVAQVNFVDEEGDDAWQSFSEKLACPNGHAITLTEIEPRTFSFNAPFGACQACSGLGTRMSVDVDLMLGDEDLSISEGVIIPWTTQGKGLFQYYERLLEGLSRDLDFSLDTPWRELHSDVRDAVLHGENYKVTVKWKNRYGREMRYTSGFEGVVPYIERQYLQAESDNQRNRWGEFLREVPCPVCNGDRLKPEVLAVLVHGHSIAEVSHMSLADAQVFMQKLELTPREAKIAAQVLREIRLRLDFLLQVGLAYLNLSRSAGSLSGGEAQRIRLATQIGSGLTGVLYVLDEPSIGLHQRDNRRLIETLVTLRDLGNTLIVVEHDEETIAAADWIVDIGPGAGVGGGLVVHSGPYEALLSAEGSLTADYLAGRREIVTPATRRRIDKKRMLSVVGARENNLQSVTADFPLGVMTAVTGVSGSGKSSLVNDILYRVLAGRLNGARNVPGKHTRVTGLDNLDKVVHVDQAPIGRTPRSNPATYTGVFDRIRTLFSETPEAKVRGYQPGRFSFNVKGGRCEACSGDGTIKIEMNFLPDVYVDCEVCHGKRYNRDTLAVHYKGKNIAEVLEMPIEEAADFFEPIQAIHRYLRTLVDVGLGYVRLGQSATTLSGGEAQRVKLATELQRRSNGRSVYVLDEPTTGLHFEDVRKLLEVLNGLVDKGNTVIVIEHNLDVIKSADWVIDLGPEGGSGGGQIVAVGTPEQVARVEESHTGQFLAEVLGVDRAARKAG, encoded by the coding sequence GTGCCGATTGTTCCCGTTGCCAGCCCAGGAAAGCTCAGTGTCCGCGGTGCCCGCGTGCACAACCTCAAGAACGTCGACCTGGAGATCCCGCGCGACTCGCTCGTCGTCTTCACCGGGCTCTCGGGCTCGGGAAAATCCAGCCTCGCCTTCGACACGATCTTCGCCGAGGGGCAGCGCCGATACGTCGAGTCGCTGAGCGCCTACGCCCGTCAGTTCCTCGGGCAGGTCGACCGTCCCGACGTCGACTTCATCGAGGGGCTGAGCCCGGCGGTGTCGATCGATCAGAAGTCGACCAACCGCAACCCGCGATCCACCGTGGGCACGATCACCGAGATCTACGACTACATGCGTCTGCTGTGGGCGCGCATCGGCATCCCGCACTGCCCCGAGTGCGGCGAGAAGATCCAGCGGCAGACCGTGCAGCAGATCGCCGACCAGCTCATGGAGCTGCCCGAACGCACGCGCTACCAGATCGTGGCGCCCGTGGTGACGCAGAAGAAGGGCGAGTTCGTCGACCTGTTCCGCGAGCTCGGCGCGAAGGGGTACGCGCGCGCGATCGTCGACGGCGAGCTCGTCCAGCTGGCCGAACCCCCGGCGCTCAAGAAGAGCTACAAGCACGACATCGCCGTCGTCGTCGATCGTCTCGTCGCCGCTCCCGACATCCTCGGCCGGGTCACGGACTCGGTCGAGACGGCGTTGGGGCTCGCCGGCGGCGTGGCGCAGGTCAACTTCGTCGACGAGGAGGGCGACGACGCCTGGCAGTCGTTCTCCGAAAAACTCGCCTGCCCCAACGGGCACGCCATCACGCTCACCGAGATCGAGCCGCGCACCTTCTCCTTCAATGCGCCGTTCGGCGCGTGCCAGGCCTGCTCGGGGCTGGGTACGCGGATGTCGGTCGACGTCGATCTCATGCTCGGCGATGAGGACCTCTCCATCAGCGAGGGAGTCATCATCCCGTGGACCACCCAGGGCAAGGGCCTGTTCCAGTACTACGAGCGGCTGCTGGAGGGCCTGTCGCGCGACCTCGACTTCTCGCTCGACACACCGTGGCGGGAGCTCCACTCGGATGTGCGCGACGCCGTGCTGCACGGCGAGAACTACAAGGTCACCGTCAAGTGGAAGAACCGTTACGGGCGGGAGATGCGGTACACGTCGGGTTTCGAGGGCGTCGTGCCGTATATCGAGCGCCAGTACCTGCAGGCCGAGAGCGACAACCAGCGCAACCGCTGGGGCGAGTTCCTGCGCGAGGTGCCGTGCCCCGTGTGCAACGGCGACCGGCTCAAGCCCGAGGTGCTCGCGGTGCTCGTGCACGGGCACTCGATCGCCGAGGTCTCGCACATGAGCCTCGCCGACGCGCAGGTGTTCATGCAGAAACTCGAGCTGACCCCGCGCGAGGCGAAGATCGCCGCGCAGGTGCTGCGCGAGATCCGGCTGCGTCTTGACTTCCTGCTGCAGGTCGGCTTGGCCTATCTCAACCTGAGCCGTTCCGCAGGATCGCTGTCGGGTGGCGAAGCGCAGCGCATCCGTCTCGCCACGCAGATCGGGTCGGGCCTGACCGGGGTGCTCTACGTGCTCGACGAGCCGTCGATCGGGCTGCACCAGCGCGACAACCGCCGCCTCATCGAGACGCTCGTCACCCTGCGCGACCTCGGGAACACGCTGATCGTTGTCGAGCATGACGAGGAGACCATCGCGGCCGCCGACTGGATCGTCGACATCGGCCCGGGAGCCGGTGTCGGAGGTGGACTCGTCGTCCACTCCGGCCCTTACGAGGCGCTGCTGTCGGCCGAAGGGTCGCTCACCGCCGACTATCTGGCCGGTCGCCGCGAGATCGTCACTCCGGCCACGCGACGACGCATCGACAAGAAGCGGATGCTCAGCGTCGTCGGCGCGCGGGAGAACAACCTGCAGTCGGTGACGGCCGACTTCCCGCTCGGCGTGATGACGGCGGTGACCGGCGTCTCCGGGTCCGGCAAGTCATCGCTCGTCAACGACATCCTCTACCGGGTTCTCGCGGGCCGCCTGAACGGAGCCCGCAACGTGCCGGGCAAACACACGCGCGTGACGGGCCTGGACAACCTCGACAAGGTGGTGCACGTCGATCAGGCGCCGATCGGCCGCACGCCGCGTTCGAACCCGGCGACGTACACGGGCGTCTTCGACCGCATCCGCACACTGTTCAGCGAGACGCCAGAGGCGAAGGTGCGCGGTTATCAGCCGGGCCGGTTCAGCTTCAACGTCAAGGGAGGGCGTTGCGAAGCGTGCTCCGGCGACGGCACGATCAAGATCGAGATGAACTTCCTGCCCGATGTGTACGTGGACTGCGAGGTCTGTCACGGCAAGCGGTACAACCGCGACACGCTCGCGGTGCATTACAAGGGCAAGAACATCGCCGAGGTGCTCGAGATGCCGATCGAAGAGGCGGCCGACTTCTTCGAGCCGATCCAGGCCATCCACCGCTATCTGCGCACTCTTGTCGATGTGGGGCTCGGATACGTGCGGCTCGGCCAGTCGGCCACGACGCTCTCCGGCGGCGAGGCGCAGCGCGTGAAGCTCGCCACCGAACTGCAGCGGCGCAGCAACGGCCGCAGCGTGTACGTGCTCGACGAGCCGACCACGGGGCTGCACTTCGAAGACGTGCGCAAGCTCCTGGAGGTGCTGAACGGGCTCGTCGACAAGGGCAACACCGTCATCGTGATCGAGCACAACCTCGACGTGATCAAGTCGGCCGACTGGGTGATCGACCTCGGTCCCGAAGGCGGCTCCGGCGGCGGGCAGATCGTCGCCGTCGGCACGCCCGAGCAGGTGGCGCGGGTCGAGGAGAGCCATACCGGACAGTTCCTCGCCGAGGTACTCGGGGTGGACCGGGCGGCGCGCAAGGCGGGCTGA
- a CDS encoding TfoX/Sxy family protein has protein sequence MDAAATELADRVRALLMAEPGLEEKRMFGTRAFLLHGRILVGARKNGVLLVRVTDEKGAALLAEPGASVAVMGAKTMGPSWLDVAPTAIGDDESLMFWIGAARESAAETSS, from the coding sequence ATGGATGCCGCCGCCACAGAACTCGCCGATCGCGTTCGCGCGCTGCTCATGGCCGAGCCGGGCCTGGAGGAGAAGCGGATGTTCGGCACGCGCGCCTTTCTGCTGCACGGCCGCATCCTCGTCGGGGCCCGCAAGAACGGTGTGCTTCTCGTGCGCGTGACGGACGAGAAGGGCGCGGCGCTGCTCGCCGAGCCAGGAGCCTCTGTGGCGGTGATGGGCGCGAAGACCATGGGGCCGAGCTGGCTCGACGTGGCACCCACGGCCATCGGCGACGACGAGTCGCTCATGTTCTGGATCGGCGCCGCCAGGGAGAGCGCGGCCGAGACGTCGAGCTGA
- a CDS encoding MarR family winged helix-turn-helix transcriptional regulator — protein sequence MSEPTDDELLLLQNQLCFALVTAARNIVAIYRPILEPLGLTHPQYLVMLALWESAPLSLGELAEALALESATASPLVKRLEADGLVVRRRGSADERRLEIDVTNEGWALRERAVTVPRQVMSRLGMDAAHVSAVRDGLAPFVGAVTL from the coding sequence ATGTCAGAACCCACGGACGACGAACTCCTGCTGCTGCAGAACCAGCTGTGCTTCGCGCTGGTGACCGCTGCGCGCAACATCGTCGCCATTTATCGGCCGATCCTCGAGCCGCTGGGTCTCACGCATCCGCAATACCTCGTCATGCTCGCTCTGTGGGAATCGGCGCCGCTCTCCCTCGGAGAACTCGCGGAAGCTCTGGCGCTCGAGTCGGCCACGGCATCACCCCTCGTGAAGCGTCTCGAAGCAGACGGGCTGGTGGTGCGTCGGCGCGGATCGGCAGACGAACGGCGGTTGGAGATCGACGTCACGAACGAGGGCTGGGCGCTGCGCGAGCGGGCCGTGACCGTGCCGCGCCAGGTAATGTCCCGGCTCGGCATGGATGCCGCACACGTCAGCGCGGTGCGCGACGGCCTCGCCCCGTTCGTCGGCGCGGTGACGCTATGA
- the uvrB gene encoding excinuclease ABC subunit UvrB, whose protein sequence is MQTTRSVRPFEVVSEYAPAGDQPQAIAELAARINAGETDVVLLGATGTGKSATTAWLIEQVQRPTLVLAHNKTLAAQLANEFRDLMPHNAVEYFVSYYDYYQPEAYVPQTDTFIEKDSSVNAEVERLRHSTTNSLLSRRDVVVVSTVSCIYGLGAPEEYLRAMVALQVGERYDRDALIRQFIAMQYNRNDVDFSRGNFRVRGDTIEIIPVYEEHAIRIELFGDEIEALYSLHPLTGEVIERLDSVPIFPASHYVAGTDVVQRAIGQIEDELTERLAELEKQGKLLEAQRLKMRTSFDLEMLQQLGFCSGIENYSRHMDGREPGEPPHTLLDFFPDDFLLVIDESHVTVPQIGAMYEGDASRKRTLVDHGFRLPSALDNRPLRWDEFTKRIGQTVYLSATPGKYEMGIADGVVEQIIRPTGLVDPKIVVKPSKGQIDDLLEEIRVRVERDERVLVTTLTKKMAEELTDFLGEHGVRVRYLHSDVDTLRRVELLTELRAGVYDVLVGINLLREGLDLPEVSLVAILDADKEGFLRSGTSLIQTIGRAARNVSGEVHMYADTMTDSMRNAIDETERRREKQIVYNTEHGIDPQPLRKRIADITDVLAREASDTRELLSGKNATGKGKSPTPRLGSKDRTGIAAEGAQQLEATIADLSEQMLSAAGELKFELAARLRDEVQDLKKELRAMERAGHA, encoded by the coding sequence ATGCAGACCACGCGCAGCGTCCGGCCCTTCGAGGTCGTCAGCGAGTACGCTCCTGCCGGCGATCAGCCGCAGGCGATCGCCGAACTGGCGGCGCGAATAAACGCAGGTGAGACCGACGTGGTGCTGCTGGGGGCCACGGGTACGGGAAAGTCCGCGACGACCGCGTGGCTCATCGAGCAGGTGCAGCGGCCGACGCTGGTTCTGGCGCACAACAAGACGCTCGCCGCGCAGCTGGCCAACGAGTTCCGCGACCTCATGCCGCACAACGCGGTGGAGTACTTCGTCTCGTACTACGACTACTACCAGCCCGAGGCCTACGTGCCGCAGACGGATACTTTCATCGAGAAGGATTCCTCGGTCAACGCCGAGGTCGAGCGGCTGCGGCACTCTACGACGAACTCGCTTCTCAGCCGGCGCGATGTCGTGGTGGTCTCCACCGTGTCGTGCATCTATGGACTGGGCGCGCCGGAGGAGTATCTGCGGGCGATGGTCGCCCTCCAGGTGGGGGAGCGGTACGACCGCGATGCCCTCATCCGACAGTTCATCGCGATGCAGTACAACCGCAACGACGTCGACTTCTCGCGGGGCAACTTCCGGGTGCGCGGCGACACGATCGAGATCATCCCGGTGTACGAAGAGCACGCGATCCGCATCGAGCTGTTCGGCGACGAGATCGAGGCGCTGTACTCGCTTCATCCGCTCACCGGAGAGGTCATCGAACGCCTCGACTCCGTGCCGATCTTCCCCGCATCGCACTATGTCGCCGGCACCGACGTCGTGCAGCGCGCGATCGGCCAGATCGAGGACGAACTCACTGAGCGCCTCGCCGAGCTCGAGAAGCAGGGCAAGCTGCTGGAGGCGCAGCGGCTGAAGATGCGCACGAGCTTCGACCTGGAGATGCTGCAGCAGCTCGGGTTCTGCTCAGGCATCGAGAACTATTCGCGGCATATGGATGGGCGAGAGCCCGGCGAGCCGCCGCACACGCTGCTCGACTTCTTTCCCGACGACTTCCTGCTCGTCATCGACGAGTCCCATGTGACGGTGCCGCAGATCGGCGCGATGTACGAAGGCGACGCCTCGCGCAAGCGCACACTCGTCGATCACGGATTCCGGCTGCCGAGCGCGCTGGACAACCGGCCGCTGCGCTGGGACGAGTTCACGAAGCGCATCGGTCAGACGGTGTACCTCTCGGCGACACCGGGCAAGTACGAGATGGGCATCGCCGATGGCGTGGTCGAGCAGATCATCCGTCCGACCGGACTGGTCGACCCGAAGATCGTCGTCAAGCCCTCGAAGGGGCAGATCGACGACCTGCTCGAGGAGATCCGCGTGCGGGTCGAGCGCGATGAGCGCGTGCTCGTGACGACCCTTACCAAGAAAATGGCCGAAGAGCTCACCGACTTCCTCGGCGAGCACGGCGTCCGAGTGCGCTACCTGCACTCCGACGTCGACACCTTGCGTCGCGTCGAACTGCTCACCGAGCTGCGCGCCGGCGTGTACGACGTGCTCGTCGGCATCAACCTGCTTCGCGAGGGGCTCGACCTGCCTGAGGTATCGCTCGTCGCGATCCTCGACGCCGACAAGGAGGGGTTCCTGCGGTCGGGCACCTCGCTCATCCAGACCATCGGTCGCGCGGCGCGCAACGTGTCGGGCGAGGTGCACATGTATGCCGACACGATGACCGACTCGATGCGCAACGCGATCGACGAGACCGAGCGCCGTCGTGAGAAGCAGATCGTGTACAACACCGAACACGGCATCGATCCGCAGCCGCTGCGCAAGCGCATCGCCGACATCACCGACGTGCTTGCTCGGGAGGCATCCGATACGCGGGAGCTGCTGAGCGGAAAGAACGCGACGGGCAAGGGCAAGAGCCCCACGCCGCGATTGGGTTCGAAGGATCGCACCGGGATCGCCGCCGAGGGAGCTCAGCAGCTGGAGGCCACGATCGCCGACCTCTCCGAGCAGATGCTGTCGGCCGCGGGCGAGTTGAAGTTCGAGCTCGCTGCGCGCCTGCGCGACGAGGTGCAGGACCTCAAGAAGGAGCTGAGGGCGATGGAACGCGCCGGTCACGCCTGA
- a CDS encoding DUF4126 domain-containing protein yields MIEFVIGMSLAAAAGLNAWMPLFLLGLADRVIPVVQLPAGWSWLSGDLALWIIGGLLVFEIVADKIPALDSLNDVVQSLLRPAAGGVAFGAGSGAQTIAVDDPSSFFADNAWVPIVVGIVIALAVHVMKAGARVAGNTLTAGLAAPVLSTAEDGASFALAAAAILVPLLAALLLILLIVGAIVWFRRIRRSGVRIEQERREAT; encoded by the coding sequence GTGATCGAGTTCGTCATCGGCATGAGCCTGGCCGCCGCCGCAGGGCTCAACGCGTGGATGCCGCTGTTCCTGCTCGGGCTCGCCGACCGCGTGATCCCCGTCGTTCAACTGCCCGCGGGGTGGTCATGGTTGTCGGGCGATCTCGCGCTCTGGATCATCGGCGGTCTCCTCGTGTTCGAGATCGTCGCCGACAAGATCCCCGCCCTCGATTCCCTCAACGACGTCGTGCAGAGCCTGCTGCGTCCGGCCGCGGGCGGGGTGGCCTTCGGGGCCGGGTCGGGAGCGCAGACCATCGCCGTCGACGACCCGTCCTCGTTCTTCGCCGACAACGCGTGGGTGCCGATCGTCGTGGGAATCGTCATCGCCCTCGCCGTGCACGTCATGAAGGCGGGGGCGCGCGTCGCCGGCAACACGCTGACGGCAGGCCTCGCCGCACCCGTGCTCAGCACCGCGGAGGACGGAGCATCGTTCGCCCTTGCAGCGGCCGCGATCCTCGTACCGCTCCTCGCGGCGCTCCTGCTCATTCTGCTCATCGTCGGCGCCATCGTCTGGTTCCGCCGCATACGTCGCTCCGGTGTCCGGATAGAGCAAGAGCGTAGAGAAGCGACCTGA
- the coaE gene encoding dephospho-CoA kinase — protein MPLIALTGGIASGKSTIAARLAAHGAVVVDADRIVREVQSAGSPVLDRIAAEFGHDILTADGELDRSALGARVFGDAGALARLNAIVHPAVRTESARQFAAAFAEDSQAVVVYDVPLLAEARSDDSWDLVVVADAPAALRVTRMVEQRGMGEADARARIAAQVSDADRRALADVVIDTSGSMEDTLAQTDALWRRVAGRS, from the coding sequence ATGCCGCTGATCGCCCTCACGGGAGGCATCGCCTCGGGCAAGTCGACCATCGCCGCACGCCTGGCCGCGCACGGCGCGGTCGTCGTGGATGCCGATCGCATCGTCCGCGAGGTGCAGTCCGCGGGCTCGCCTGTGCTGGATCGGATCGCGGCGGAGTTCGGGCATGACATCCTCACCGCCGACGGCGAGCTGGATCGGTCGGCGCTCGGAGCCCGCGTGTTCGGCGACGCCGGCGCCCTGGCCAGGCTGAACGCCATCGTGCATCCCGCCGTGCGGACGGAGTCGGCGAGGCAGTTCGCGGCGGCGTTCGCTGAGGACTCCCAGGCCGTCGTCGTCTACGACGTGCCGCTGCTCGCCGAAGCCCGGTCGGACGACTCCTGGGATCTCGTCGTCGTCGCCGATGCGCCCGCAGCGCTGCGGGTCACGCGCATGGTCGAGCAGCGCGGGATGGGTGAGGCCGATGCGCGTGCACGGATCGCCGCGCAGGTCTCCGACGCCGACCGGCGCGCTCTCGCCGATGTCGTGATCGACACCTCCGGCTCGATGGAGGACACCCTCGCGCAGACCGATGCGCTGTGGCGGCGTGTCGCGGGCCGATCCTGA
- a CDS encoding amidohydrolase, with product MSSTLAPALDWHQRALRGQVPAPVDEGSPFDGAGPEVHAELARAVEARRPELQDLAIALHDDPEIGFEEHRSVARIVELLGRHGHTAEIGAFGVETAFRTGAHRGDGPHFALIAEYDALPGIGQACGHNIIAASAVGAFLAAAPVAERLGVGLSLIGTPAEENGGGKELIIRAGGFDDVDAAAMVHPGPGSAASPVLAPRNTGVRRVAVTYRGRAAHAAGAPWLGRNALDAVVSAYQGVAQLRQHILPIDRVHGIITDGGAAPNIVPESASALFYVRSAEIETLVALTDRVVRVLEGAAVATETRAEIDVDPVPPYLPLQQNLALTRRWADSVRGRGRRVPPSPPVAVQGGASTDMGNVTRYLPAIQPSIGLGGPEDVHPHNAAFAACTVRPPAFEALADAAVALASTAADYLSDPALRAAVAEEFAAQGGRFRWEDAAR from the coding sequence GTGAGCAGCACGCTCGCCCCCGCGCTCGACTGGCATCAGCGCGCGCTCCGCGGCCAGGTGCCCGCGCCCGTCGACGAGGGCTCCCCGTTCGATGGCGCGGGCCCCGAGGTCCATGCCGAGCTCGCGCGCGCCGTGGAGGCGCGACGGCCGGAGCTGCAGGATCTCGCGATCGCCCTGCACGACGATCCGGAGATCGGCTTCGAGGAGCACCGCTCCGTCGCCCGCATCGTCGAGCTGCTCGGGCGGCACGGGCACACCGCCGAGATCGGCGCCTTCGGGGTCGAGACGGCGTTCCGGACGGGCGCGCATCGGGGAGACGGACCGCACTTCGCCCTCATCGCCGAGTACGACGCGCTACCCGGCATCGGGCAGGCCTGCGGGCACAACATCATCGCGGCCAGCGCCGTCGGCGCCTTTCTCGCGGCCGCACCGGTCGCGGAGCGGCTCGGGGTCGGGCTGAGCCTGATCGGCACTCCCGCGGAGGAGAACGGCGGCGGCAAGGAGCTCATCATCCGCGCGGGCGGCTTCGACGACGTGGATGCGGCGGCCATGGTGCATCCCGGGCCGGGTTCTGCGGCCTCACCGGTGCTCGCACCGCGCAACACCGGGGTGCGCCGGGTCGCCGTGACCTATCGGGGGCGCGCGGCGCACGCCGCCGGGGCTCCGTGGCTGGGCCGCAACGCCCTGGACGCCGTCGTCTCGGCGTATCAGGGGGTCGCTCAGCTCCGCCAGCACATCCTTCCGATCGATCGGGTCCACGGCATCATCACCGACGGCGGGGCCGCGCCCAACATCGTGCCCGAGAGCGCCTCGGCGCTGTTCTACGTGCGCTCCGCCGAGATCGAGACGCTCGTCGCCCTCACCGATCGGGTCGTCCGCGTGCTGGAGGGCGCCGCCGTCGCGACGGAGACCCGGGCCGAGATCGATGTCGATCCGGTGCCTCCCTATCTGCCGTTGCAGCAGAACCTCGCGCTGACCAGGCGCTGGGCAGATTCGGTGCGCGGTCGGGGCCGCAGGGTGCCGCCCTCGCCGCCCGTCGCGGTGCAGGGCGGGGCGTCGACGGACATGGGGAACGTCACGCGGTACCTGCCCGCGATCCAGCCGTCCATCGGCCTGGGCGGGCCCGAGGACGTGCACCCGCACAATGCGGCCTTCGCCGCGTGCACTGTGCGGCCTCCGGCGTTCGAGGCGCTCGCGGATGCCGCGGTCGCCCTCGCCTCGACGGCGGCGGACTACCTCTCCGATCCGGCGCTGCGGGCGGCCGTGGCCGAGGAGTTCGCCGCGCAGGGCGGGCGGTTCCGCTGGGAGGACGCCGCGCGCTGA
- a CDS encoding VOC family protein, producing the protein MSTQTLVNHPTLLDHVVIAGPDLEEVVSWFAERTGVTATPGGAHPTGTANALVALTVGGERRPHYMELIGPNPEVEHETAPQAFGIDGLDAPTIVTYAIHPEDIEAALAAVRAQGLDPGDIRDLSRRRPDGVLLEWRLTRSGTAGYRTPFLIDWGRTEQPGLSDIATIELVAFERVEPDPGDAAARLRALPEGGAAPTVQGDPAGFRLTLRTPSGETVVL; encoded by the coding sequence ATGAGCACGCAGACCCTGGTGAACCACCCGACGTTGCTGGACCACGTCGTCATCGCGGGACCGGACCTGGAGGAGGTCGTGTCGTGGTTCGCTGAACGCACCGGCGTGACGGCGACCCCGGGCGGCGCCCACCCGACGGGCACCGCGAACGCCCTCGTCGCCCTCACGGTCGGCGGCGAACGGCGCCCGCACTACATGGAGCTGATCGGGCCGAACCCGGAGGTCGAGCACGAGACCGCACCCCAGGCCTTCGGGATCGACGGACTCGACGCTCCCACCATCGTCACCTACGCGATCCATCCCGAGGACATCGAGGCCGCGCTGGCGGCAGTACGGGCGCAGGGGCTCGACCCCGGCGACATCCGCGACCTCTCCCGCCGTAGGCCCGACGGGGTGCTGCTGGAATGGCGGCTGACGCGGAGCGGGACTGCCGGATACCGCACGCCGTTCCTCATCGACTGGGGGCGGACGGAGCAGCCGGGACTCAGTGACATCGCCACGATTGAACTGGTCGCCTTCGAGCGCGTCGAACCGGACCCCGGCGACGCGGCCGCGCGCCTGCGCGCACTGCCCGAGGGCGGCGCGGCCCCGACCGTGCAGGGCGATCCCGCCGGCTTCCGGCTCACGCTGCGCACGCCCAGCGGAGAGACGGTCGTGCTGTGA